The sequence TATCAATTGGAGTAAGATATGTCAAAAATGGTAAAGTGTTTGAATCTTTACTAGGTATTTACACTACAGAAAAGTTAGATGCCAAAACTTTCACAAATATGACACTTAATATTCTTAATGATAATGGAATAGATACAAAACACCTTCTTAGCCAATGTTATGACGGTGCTAGTGTTATGAGCGGCCATAAGGGGGGAGTAGCTGCTTTAATCCAAAAATCATTAGGACGTTTTATTCCATACGTACATTGCTTTAACCATCGTCTCCATCTTGTAGTTGTGCGAACTATTTCAGAAATAGATTCAATTAAACACTTCTTTGACCAAACTGTTATGTTACATGAATTTTTTGGACATGGAAAAGTGGCTGCTATTTATCGGGGAAAGTCTATTGGTAGACTATTGGAGCAGCGCTGGTCTGGGCATATAGCAATTgttaaagttatattttcaaactacacTGAAATATTAAGATCATTggatgaatttaaaaatgatcGGTCATTTATCTGTTGGTCTGTGTATTTATCAGTCAAATCTGTTGGGATTAAATCAGTTATGTTGGAATACGACTTTAGATTCACCCTTGTTTTTATGAAGAAGTTACTTGGGCTCTTAGAACCTGCCGATTCAGCTTTACAAGCTCGTACAATTAGTCTAAAGGAAGccaatgaaattattaagtcagtaaaaaataaaattcgagaTCTAAGAACAAATGAGACTTATCAAAGTTTAGCCAATGAAGCTTCACAACTTTTAAAGGATACGGAAGCAATACCAACTGAAAAGAGAGTACCAAAGTTAAGCGTAACTATGAAGGAATATCTGATAATGGAAAAACTGCCGTCTGAAATGTCTAATAAACCAAATGCCAGTAAAAGTGGCATTGAAGCCGAATTTTTTGAGTCCTTGGACCTTGTATTATCCCTATTAAACGAGAGGTTCTCTGACAATGATGAACTAATTACTGCAATAAGTAGCATTGAGCTTTTTGATCTGGAGAAAATCAAATATCTGGAAAAGTTGGGTAagtgtcatttttttttgtagcaatTCTTAAGTTATAgtgttatacatttttttagggATTTCACTACCAACTCTGGAGGAGTTGGCAGTAGTCAAGGATTACATGCACAAGAAACCAAAGTCAGATATTTTTGctgaattatataaacaaagggaagtatttgaaaatacaCACGCCCTGTTTG comes from Diorhabda carinulata isolate Delta chromosome 8, icDioCari1.1, whole genome shotgun sequence and encodes:
- the LOC130897572 gene encoding uncharacterized protein LOC130897572; the encoded protein is MTECTLTSLLQEEVHPGSCLMLHLRHCGTEYNNAHVYYVESIAEIIQFLTVNELALRGNYDIEHEQERGLFLNLFKYTIKKDEKLAECLPHIPQNAKYTSPDIQNEIIAILAEMVREQVVGDLKTADVPWFTLLEDGTKDKNNRENVSIGVRYVKNGKVFESLLGIYTTEKLDAKTFTNMTLNILNDNGIDTKHLLSQCYDGASVMSGHKGGVAALIQKSLGRFIPYVHCFNHRLHLVVVRTISEIDSIKHFFDQTVMLHEFFGHGKVAAIYRGKSIGRLLEQRWSGHIAIVKVIFSNYTEILRSLDEFKNDRSFICWSVYLSVKSVGIKSVMLEYDFRFTLVFMKKLLGLLEPADSALQARTISLKEANEIIKSVKNKIRDLRTNETYQSLANEASQLLKDTEAIPTEKRVPKLSVTMKEYLIMEKLPSEMSNKPNASKSGIEAEFFESLDLVLSLLNERFSDNDELITAISSIELFDLEKIKYLEKLGISLPTLEELAVVKDYMHKKPKSDIFAELYKQREVFENTHALFATVYTLGCSTAIF